Proteins co-encoded in one Epinephelus moara isolate mb chromosome 13, YSFRI_EMoa_1.0, whole genome shotgun sequence genomic window:
- the c13h8orf33 gene encoding UPF0488 protein C8orf33 homolog, which translates to MTEQRLLFIDIEPKSNSSAPANTRAENPLWTRSDNTFRFNFLSNNSPALQEKTSPSDGTEATASKISFTGQGSAFAFNFKIPPVEDMDTTETPDTSSSSSSVQQCVQEEKPSLLQEANSSSEPTEQSQAKKKKKKKSAKKNPSDSAETAPGSAEGSQGGEDTELSAEEQLNRQLDWCIEQLESGMRSQKNTPKQKEEASRALKTLRSSKAPLAKKRQVMRAMTGDYRKKMEDEKSKQYKLIQSEIASAQVKVVSDSPKKSVFHRRADVKSHTPAAEENLQQTRAQDTDLKGQTQEQTSAFVFAPSKEEFCFNFLP; encoded by the exons ATGACCGAGCAGAGGCTGCTGTTTATAG ATATTGAACCAAAGTCAAACAGCTCCGCTCCTGCCAACACCAGAGCTGAGAATCCCCTCTGGACTCGCAGTGACAACACCTTCAGATTTAACTTCCTCTCCAACAACTCACCAGCACTTCAAGAGAAAACATCCCCATCAGACGGCACTGAAGCAACGGCGAGCAAAATATCCTTTACAGGACAGGGCTCTGCTTTTGCCTTCAACTTTAAAATTCCTCCTGTGGAAGACATGGACACGACAGAGACTCCAGacacttcctcttcttcttcaagCGTCCAACAATGTGTCCAAGAGGAGAAGCCTTCCCTGCTGCAGGAGGCTAACTCTTCATCTGAGCCGACAGAGCAATCAcaagcaaagaagaagaagaagaagaaatctgCAAAGAAAAACCCCTCAGATAGCGCAGAGACTGCGCCAGGTTCAGCTGAGGGGAGTCAAGGAGGCGAGGACACAGAGCTG agtgCAGAGGAGCAGCTGAACAGACAGCTGGACTGGTGCATCGAGCAGCTGGAATCGGGGATGAGGTCCCAGAAGAATACACCGAAACAGA AGGAGGAAGCCTCTCGTGCCCTGAAGACTCTACGAAGCTCCAAAGCTCCTCTGGCCAAGAAGAGGCAGGTGATGAGAGCCATGACTGGAGACTACAGGAAAAAAATGGAGGATGAGAAGAGCAAGCAGTACAAACTCATTCAGAGCG AAATCGCATCGGCTCAGGTCAAAGTCGTGTCAGATTCTCCAAAGAAGTCTGTTTTCCACCGGAGAGCTGATGTCAAAAGCCATACCCCAGCCGCTGAGGAGAACCTGCAACAAACCAGAGCCCAGGATACTGACTTGAAAGGACAGACGCAGGAACAGACGTCAGCCTTTGTCTTTGCTCCATCAAAGGAGGAGTTTTGCTTCAATTTCCTACCCTGA
- the anks3 gene encoding ankyrin repeat and SAM domain-containing protein 3, translating into MSELSDEASESEQLGASLSLWLGDSLVRPEELDVPLDLHTACSIGQYDVVAECIKKREVDLNGKNVGGWTPLMYASYIGHDNIANLLLEAGVNVNATTAKGLTPLMLAASCGNESIAYFLLQQGAELELKDSRGWTALFHCTSTGHQQMVRFLLDNNADANVKEPGSGFTPLMEAAASGHEIIVQYLLDHKVKVEDRNAKGETARALAMMYGYTKIVSLIDSRSPRIKPGHFEDLSSSEDSDSAPPRIRPSRSRAKGVSIHDGPQAIAKFRVGGTSKLCEPPVAPPGYMTFRDIGEKSEGICYRDVTSPINELDGQSNSSRDDSPFFDNDMPTMRSSSSSSEGLPHVIGLNWEGSVESNEDSDQCKKSSSRRVNKSHHSKGKSRHGSSDAAHSSVTGNCGMLSHAGLPPSYTGPKDLAEFLEQIGFSKYLPVLEEQDIDLRIFLTLTENDLKEIGITLFGPKRKMTSAIARWHSSARPPSDALEQAYADQLEAEMQEMAIQLHKRCEEAEGLQSQVSQEKELRTVMEGCLMEDKMAWRRVHAELVENHRLAQDMSATLAKSRTCCGDLLSFLTTDGNSSSFTGVEDKTKGDNGVKAGEGLTRVTELLKKLDSYEEELAGTLQTVLQSLRRLSAPEKVSDSWERP; encoded by the exons ATGTCTGAGCTAAGTGACGAAGCCAGTGAATCAGAGCAACTGGGTGCCAGCCTCTCTCTATGGCTGGGTGACTCCCTGGTGCGGCCTGAGGAGCTGGATGTCCCTTTGGACCTCCACACTGCCTGCTCCATCGGCCAGTACGACGTGGTGGCAGAGTGCATCAAAAA ACGTGAGGTGGACTTGAATGGCAAGAACGTCGGAGGATGGACCCCACTGATGTATGCATCGTACATCGGCCATGACAACATTGCAAATCTCCTGCTCGAGGCAGGTGTGAATGTAAATGCCACAACTGCCAAAGGATTAACCCCCTTGATGCTGGCAGCGAGCTGTGGGAATGAAAGTATCGCATACTTCCTGCTTCAG CAAGGTGCTGAGTTGGAGCTGAAGGACTCTCGAGGCTGGACCGCTCTGTTCCACTGCACAAGCACCGGCCACCAGCAGATGGTCAGGTTCCTGCTGGATAACAATGCTGACGCCAATGTCAA GGAGCCAGGGTCTGGTTTCACTCCCCTGATGGAGGCTGCTGCTTCTGGACATGAAATCATTGTTCAGTACCTGCTTGATCAT AAAGTTAAAGTAGAGGACCGCAACGCTAAAGGAGAGACTGCCCGTGCCCTGGCTATGATGTACGGATATACCAAGATCGTCAGCCTTATTGACTCACGTTCTCCAAGGATCAAACCAG GACATTTTGAAGACCTGAGCTCCTCAGAGGACTCGGACAGTGCACCCCCACGGATAAGGCCAAGTCGAAGCCGAGCTAAAGGCGTTAGCATCCATGATGGGCCCCAGGCCATCGCCAAGTTCCGAGTAGGAGGCACCAGCAAACTGTGTG AGCCTCCTGTAGCTCCACCAGGCTACATGACATTTCGTGACATCGGTGAAAAGAGTGAGGGCATCTGCTACCGTGACGTGACATCACCCATCAATGAGCTGGATGGCcagagcaacagcagcagag ATGACAGCCCATTCTTCGACAATGACATGCCCACcatgaggagcagcagcagcagcagtgaaggCTTGCCTCATGTGATTGGCCTCAACTGGGAAGGCTCAGTGGAGAGTAATGAG GACTCTGACCAATGCAAAAAGAGCAGCTCTCGGAGGGTAAATAAGAGCCATCACTCAAAAGGCAAGAGTCGCCATGGAAGCAGCGATGCAGCTCACTCCAGCGTTACAGGGAACTGTGGGATGCTCTCACATGCTGGTCTTCCACCCTCCTACACTGGTCCAAAG GATCTGGCAGAGTTCTTGGAACAAATTGGCTTCTCTAAGTATCTCCCCGTACTTGAGGAGCAAGACATTGATCTGCGGATATTTCTCACCCTGACTGAAAATGATCTCAAAGAAATAGGGATCAC CTTGTTTGGACCCAAGCGTAAGATGACCTCGGCGATTGCACGGTGGCACAGCAGCGCTCGACCACCCAGCGACGCTCTGGAACAGGCTTATGCTGACCAGCTTGAGGCGGAGATGCAGGAGATGGCCATTCAACTACACAAG CGCTGTGAGGAGGCGGAGGGTCTACAGAGCCAGGTGTCTCAGGAGAAGGAGCTGCGCACCGTGATGGAGGGATGTCTAATGGAGGATAAGATGGCATGGAGAAGGGTCCACGCTGAGCTGGTGGAGAACCATCGGCTGGCTCAGGACATGAGCGCCACACTGGCGAAGTCCAGGACCTGTTGTGGTGACCTGCTCTCCTTTTTGACTACTGATGGGAATAGCAGCTCTTTTACTGGTGTGGAAGATAAAACAAAGGGTGACAATGGTGTTAAAG CTGGGGAGGGACTCACACGTGTTACAGAGCTACTAAAGAAGCTGGACTCCTATGAAGAAGAGCTGG CTGGGACCCTGCAAACTGTGCTTCAGAGTCTGAGGCGACTGAGTGCCCCCGAAAAAGTCTCAGATAGCTGGGAACGGCCTTAA